The following nucleotide sequence is from Chelonia mydas isolate rCheMyd1 chromosome 5, rCheMyd1.pri.v2, whole genome shotgun sequence.
CGAGAATCAACCTTtccttaggaaaataactaaaaagtataCTGCAAAGCATAAGTAAActctgatttaaatcaagattttctgtttgctgatttaaatcaatccacaaTGATTTGGAAGCACTGCAACTACCTCTACAATTCTTAGCCAGTTTTCCTCCCATACTGAAGGACTCATGTGGCTTCATCTGCCCCTTTGACGAAGGCCACAGAAGAAGCCAGGATTAGCGCTGTAGAGTTTCTAGATTCTAAGTCAGTGcttaaatctttttttctctgatagctgttcagtggcctatgtaAAATGAATTGGTCTCTTCTCCACATCATCTACCAGCATGATAGTGTACAACTTGTTAATAGTACCAACAGAGGTCAGTGATTGACTGACTGGGCCTGGCGATCAGACTATTCTTGCTTCTGTAGGTGTTCTTTCCAGAATAGAGGTAAGCATATAAATGTGGTGGATTATCATGCACTTCTACTACATATGCTGTACCTGGTCTGTGAATAAATTTAGGGTCTTTTAATGGATAGTAAATTcatcttaactttttaaaaattccagtacCTCTTCTACTTAAACCTAAATGTTGAATTTTTCTGTAGAACCATTAAAATAATTATGCAATCTTTTCAGGgccattttttcttttataaaagtgATGATCTTGCTattgagaatctcaactttttaATTTCTTGCCATTGTATTTTAAATTTGTCACCTTTTAATGTTTCATTAAAGTAGAAAGGTTGTCTCTTAATTTCTCATATGGGAAGGTAAAGACTGAATTggaaacttcccccccccccccccatgagacCCATTTTTATCTAAAATGGTTATATAGGCTCCAgactagcaaagcacttaagcacacatgTAACTTTAAGAACAAGAACAGTCCCTTTGAATTCTATGGGACCATCATTTGGGTGCTTAAAGATATTCATttactcaagtgctttgctggcctGGGGCCTTAATGCATCTGAACTCTCACACGTGCgcgctctccctccccccccccctcttttgaATATATAATTCCCATTAATACCACTCTGTGTAGTGACATTGAAGGGAGAAAATATCCTTTTGAGTGAAAGAATGTTGTGCGCCATTAAAAGTAAAAGCTTTACATTATAGGTTAGccagtgtgacagggttgggccagatgactataggagagtaatagaaggcagatatattagccccaagcTAAGTagctcccttttccctgggtaaggtaacagggaaggttccagaacaagaaggaaccttctggagacaattatgacaggctgattagaacacctgcagccaatcatgaagctgctagaatcaattaaggcaggctaatcggggaacctgggtttaaaaaggagctcacttcagtttgtggtgcgcttgtaaggagctgggagcaagaggtgctaggagctgagagagataacgcatactgttggaggactgaggagtacaagcattatcagacaccaggaggaagatcctatggtgaggttaaaggtgttgggaggaggccatggggaagtagcccagggaggagTTGCTGTTGCACAGCTCTtgcaggaggcactctaaacccTGCAttctacagggccctgggctggaacctggagtagagggcgggcccgggttcgccccaaacctcccagctcctggtcagacacaggaggagttgacctggactgtgggttcatgaaaatggccaaactgagggctgctgtgaagctctaaggcgagcaaatccaccaataagcgcaagacccaccaaggtagaggaggaactttgtcacaccaggtTTCACACTTTGATTTGTTAATTGATTTTCATTTCTAAATAGATTTGATACATTGAAGAACAATGCTGCACACACCCTTTTTTCAGTGTATAGATTTCAGGTCCACAAATACTCCATGAAATATAAGTGGGTTTTCTGTATAATTCTGAAGTTTGTTTTCTCTAGGTGTAGGCAAGATGTTCAGATTCAGTGGGGTGCCAGTTTGGTAATTTTGCTCAAAGTGCATGGTGAGAATAATCTTTCTCCTAAAATGAAGCAGAAGGATAAGTAATAACTTTTTATGCATGATAAGCATCAAAAATATGAGCCTGCTGgtctgcttttcatttttctttgcctttgtcTTTCAGTCAGAACCTCCTGCAGTGTGCACACGATGTGATCAATAACTCAATAACTTTTTTCATGCAGTAATTATCTCTATGTGGTATTATCTGAACACTGTTTTTCTTTATTACCCAAAAGATGCAGGAGATAGTTATATAACCAGCTGATCCCATTTTGGATGAAGCTAGTTCATGACAGTAgggaaaatagtttattttaaatagtctttttaaacaaatattgtaTATGGAAAGCTTTTACCAGCTAATTCTTGCTTCCGTTGGAAAAAATTTATTCTAAAAGACTTCATTAATTACACTTAGTTTGTCATGTTTAATTATACTATATGTATAATATGTAGGACATGGAAATGCCATATAAAAATCATTTTCTTATATATGCTTTAATTTACTCATTACAAATGTTAAGCAATTATATCTGTTAAATAAGATGTAAGGTAGTGTCATTAATGTGAAATTATCTGTATTTTCTGTGAGGTAGCTGTTTTAAACATCTTTGAAAATCGTTTTGACAACTATTTTAGAAAAGAATGAGCTTTGTGTGAGCTCTAAAATCAGTTTATTCAATACTAAAATGCTCTTCATTTGTTTCATGGGCTTCTCTTTCACAGATAGAGATCTTGCAAGAATCTCGAATGATGATTCCAGATTGCCAACGCAGATTAGAAGCTGCGCATGCAGATCTTAGTCAACTATTAGTAAGTATAGCGCAAAATAACTCTTACCTTGAGCATTTCATGTCTCCTAGCCACAAAGACTTAAAAAGCCAGATTCTTTCATTGATAGTGTTGTATTAGCAAATTATTTAGCTCAGTGTAATAGTATAATGAAACCAACTAAGATTGGACACTTTCTACTTTGTATATGGTATTTTGTATAGTATTTTGTGTATATTTCCACGACTAGTATTATGTAGCACAATAGTTGATTTCAGAATGTGTATCCGTAAGTGAATACAAAGTTTAGTGTAGATATAGCGAAACAATACAATCAGTAGTATGCTTCAATAAAAGGAAGTTAAGAAACACGGAAATGGGACATGTACCCAGTAGACACTTAAATATTGAGACATTAAAGTGGAGTCCCTTGCTTTGCAAGTTATATTGCCATACCTCTTAATCTCTTTAGGTGAATTCAGGTTTACAGATGGAACATTCTGCTTGCTTTGATTATTTGATcattaaaaataatcagtttctTAAGATAAGTAGTtagcttgatttcagtggaactatttgcATATGAATAGGGGTGATATAGGAATTTAAGGCCCAAACCTGCTTTACTTAGCTTTAAGGTCACAGGATTACATTAAAAAGCTGACAGTTTCTTTACCAGCAGTCTAGTTACCCATGTAGATTTAAACATTACTGTGAAGTGTAACTATACAAAGGAATCTTACCCACATGTGGTGAGTGAAGGAGAGATGACTTGGTAGAATTCCCCTCTGCTGATCTCCGTTAAGCTGCCAGCATTAGAGCCTGAATCTACAAGATGCTGAGTGACCTCAACTCCTGTTAACTTCAAGGGGAGTTGAAAGGCTTGTCAGATTTTCCATGAGGCGCTCTGCGCTTTGCGGGATCAAGCTGTTAGACTTCATCTTTTTGCAGGTGCATAGTGGTCTTCAGATTATTTACATGAAGGGGTTGGCGTAATTTACTGATTAGTCATTGCTACTGTTCCCTAAATTGAGAAGGCAAACAGATAATGTATTTTGATCAAGAGActtgaaatttttcagcaaatccAAAACTTAATACTGAAAAGTTCTTAAAGGTCATTTTCCCCTCCCAACACCCTTGCATAGTTCCCATTAAAGTGAACTTCGAAGAAGAATCTCTTTTTAAATGGACAGCCTCGAAGGTTTCAAGTCTTCCTAACTGTTAGTCTTACCTCTGTTGCCATTTCTGCAAACTTTTGTGTGGGCTGCATTTTGGTTTGAATATTCCTTTAATTGAACAACATatagaaaatacaaataattcagaCTTGGTACTTCTAAATTTGACATGTGCATGATTTAACTGCTTTACTCACTGTAAAAGGGGAAGTGGGAACTGCctaaatttctttaaaattaatgtaTTCAATATTGAAATGCCCTTCATGTTTCTTGGACTTCCCCTTTACTTAGGATGGCACCCGAAGTTTAAACTGGAGCCACATGATGTTGGACAAAATCTTAGACTGATGTTAGCATTTTTTGCCTCCATATTTTTTAAACTAGTTGGCCCCAAGGAGCTAATCCAATGATGCAAGCGATGTTATTACATCTAACACTCAGCActaaaaaatggaattttaataTAACATCTGTTATGTCATTGAAAGCACGTCCAAGTTATTTTCAGAGTACTTAAAGCTGTATAAAgaaatctaattttattttattgaatttcaggaaaatgaaaaagaGTTGGAAGAAGCTGAAGAATATAAAGATGCACGTTCAGTACTGGAGTCAGTGAAGTTGGAAGCCTAGATGTTCTTCAGTACTGTCTTATGCATTAGCCTGGGTCCATTCCACATTTTTAGTTTGATCACTGTTGTATTATTTAAAGTAGTGTAAGAATGATGACTCGCTGAGATTCCCTTTATGCAATTGCAAATGACTGGCCTTTCTCTAACTTGGAGACATCAAATAAATTACTGTCTGatacatttttggtttttatattTTGCGTATGGCTAGAAAACTTAATTGACTCAAAGTATcaaattgcaaaaaaaacccaacacctgtCTTTGAGATAAAGCTAGGAATTACTAGTTGGTGAGGATGAGTTTTCTGTAACAACTTAACATCTTTATTATTATCCTAAAATGTGTGAGGAATGTGGTGACTCAGCAGATATTTCCAAAACTACTTAAGTTGGAAAGCATTTGCCTTAACAAATTTCTGTTCTAACAGGAAATAGTTTAAAGCGATTAAGCCTGCATATTCTAACAGGACACTTGTAATCTAGTATGTTGTATATTTTTACAAACTTGTGTTATGTATATGTAACTTCTCAAATATATAATGCTCTTTAGTTCTTATTTTAAAGTACAGTACTAACTAGAAATGGGCCTAAGACATTAAATAAAGATCTGATTCCAAACAACCTTTAAGATAGAGTGCGTTCATATGTGAGTTCTAGATCAGGCATAACCAGAATGAAATAGCCTTTGCGAGGAGCAATATGGTAGATGTCCAGTATTTTCCCCACTACTTGCCCCTGCAAAAAATTGTCAACTGGAACCTACTCACAGAAGTTTAGAAGGGAACCTTTTTCTTCAGGGTGCAGCTATGCCCCTTTGCTAGCTCTTGACAGAATAAGTGATTTATTGGATACAGGCCAGGACCTGGATACTGTGAAGGAACTAATGGAGTCGCGTTTCGTCTGGATGCAAGAGTATTTAAATTTGTACAAATCCTGTGGTTCTTTTGGGACAACTCATCTGAAAAATAAGCTGTGGGTTCTTCTGGCAAGCAAAGTTTTGCATGTTAATTTACTGAGTATATGACCTTTTGGCATGTACTTTGAGAGCAACAAAGTACTGTTTGTCCttctggtgctatataaatattccaataagcttttatttaaagagCCTGGCTTTGAATAGGACCTCATCCTGGCAAGTACAAAATGGTAGGCATTGGCTGTCACGAAAGTATATAGTTAACTGATTTGTGGGTGTAGTCAGATAATTAACTATTTAAATGACATCAATTGCACCTGCAATTAATTGCAGACAAATGCATTTTCCAAACCATAGTTGCTATATATAGTCTGCTtctctgaattggggcctaatttTTGCACATTTCTTAGTCTGTAGAACAGAAATTACCCATTTCAACCAAATAATGCAGTTACAGATAGTTAATTTGTTCTACCATTTGCACTTCTGTGCACTAGTTAACTATAATGGCTCTTCTAAACTTTCAGAAAGTCTATTTAGTATGCCAGTCTGTCTTTGGCATATTTTTTCTTGCTTTATTAGTAAGcacattttcatgaaaatggGACTCTTGTTTTAGAATTTAATCTACCCCTGCTGCTACTTCCTCCTATGTCAGCAGTTTACCTGTCATACCATTTTGTTGTAGTGGTGGGGATTTGAGGTCAAGAAAGCATTATTTCTGACTGAAGAATGAGCAGCAAATAGCTGTAGCTATAGAAAAGTGACATACAGAAAATGAGGCCCAAACAGGATTATAGTTAAAATTTCCTCCCCAAAACTTCTGCCTGAGACATTGGTTCATCTAATTTAAATTATATACTATTTTCAGAAGTTTATAATATGCTCCATAACATGCACCAGTCTATACAAAAGACAACCATGAAGAGGATATTCCTTGGCCAACATTCTGACAATTACCCTCCTCTCTGAATTCTTCTCTGATACATCAAGATTCTGATGATGTTTGTTCAAAAAGCCTATAtaactggtctctctctctctgctgtccTGTCTGATCTGTGAACAGTACTCATCCATACATATGTCCATTTCTCCCACCAGTGTCTCCATGTTGCCTTTTAGCATGAATGCTCTTCCTGAGCTGGTCAACAAAGCAACTATGCTCTcctcttttcaatctctcctgcaGATCCACTGCTACCACAATATCGTCAAGAAATTTCCTGACTGGTTGTCAACTGACTGAAGTGTTTATTTCATGGAGAGAGGAACTAAAGGAAACTAAAACCAACATTGGACGTTGGTGTAAGGAAGGCAAGAGAGCTAAACTGTAAAGGGAGGATAGACAAAATTTGTGACTAACTTAAAAATATAGCTAGTAAGACACATGCCTATCATTCTGATCACTTTACTTACCTGTTTTATCTCACTATCCTACCCGCATctcttgtctttttagattgcATGCTCTTCAGTTCAGGGACTCTCTTCCTGTTTGAAAAGTATGCGGTGGACACAACTGCAGTCTAAAAAACAGTAGCTTAAAAGTAGCATCTTCCATGGAAAACTGACTTATTTCTAAAGTCGTCTGTTATACTTAAGGCAAGATGACTATCAAAAAATTATGGCTGAGTTGCGGACaagtcatggaaaatttcagaaaagagcataagaacagccatactgggttagaccaaaggtccatatagcccagtatcgtgtcttctgatggtggctaatgccaggtgccccacaggaaatgaacaggtaatcattgtgatccatcccctgtaataACAGACCTTATTATTTGTGGTAATAAAGTCCATTTTTACTTTTTTGCAATTTTCTGCTGTCAGTAGCTTGGGACTGAGAGCGGGAGCTAGGCCTGAGAGATCCCGCTCTCAGCCCTGGACTGaccgggggctccagctgtcaaaATTTCAATGGAAGCCTCATATTGGGATTCCGCAATTTGCACAGTATCACAAATTAAGTAGGGACTTAGTTAGTTATACTGCATATTCAAAAACCAAAAGTAACATTAGTGCTTTATTTCTCTTTGCCTCTTTCTTGAAACACAATGTTCAGATAATTAGCGGCATAATTACTTGTAATTGGTTAACTGCTTTTGCTGCATTAAGAAAAGATAAATTAAAAATTGTGCATACAGGCAGTTTCTTGAAATATTTCTTGTAGGTGGACTTCTTGCATGCATGATGACCCCATTATATTGAAATAATTTTGGTTTAGTACTCATTACATTACATTTCAAAGGACAGTCTCTAAGATGCTGTGAAAAACAGGACCTCTAAATTTTCAGTGACAGCAATAGCGGCTGCATTTATTCGTTTGAAACATGTACTCTCCTGTACTCATGACTGGGCATTTTTTAATTTCCCAGTTATGGATCTAGTCTACCCAGAAATGCCCACTGCCTTCCAAGATCTCGGCTTCTTGGCAGGCTGAGTTCTCTTCTGTCTTCCATAACCCCTTAATCCAGACCTTC
It contains:
- the TBCA gene encoding tubulin-specific chaperone A isoform X2, with amino-acid sequence MADPRLRQIKIKMGVVRRLAKEKVMYEKEAKQQEEKIERMKAEASDDYGIKKQIEILQESRMMIPDCQRRLEAAHADLSQLLENEKELEEAEEYKDARSVLESVKLEA